ACCGAAAGTTATGAATTTGAAAGAAGTAATTGATTCTTTCGTTAGTTTTAGGGAATTAGTAATTACTAACCGTACTATATATTTGCTAAATAAAGCAAGAAATAAGGCGCATATTTTATTAGGGATGACTATTGCCGTTAGCAATATTGATGAAATAATACGTATTATTAAAGCTTCAAATGATCCAAATGCCGCCAAACAAGAAATAATGGCACGCAAATGGGATGCATTAAATATTCTACCTCTTATAAAGCTGGTTGACGATAAAGCAATGCTAAATGAGTATGGTAAGTGCAGCTTTACTGAAGTACAAGCTAAGGCTATCTTAGAAATGAGACTACAACGCCTAACCGCGATGGAGAAAAACAAGCTTGAAGAAGACTTAAAGAACCTGGCTATGGAAATTACCGAATATCTTGATATACTTGGTTCGCGTGAACGTTTACTTGAAATTTTAAAAGAAGAGCTAATTAAAGTTAAAGAAGAATTTGCAACTCCTAGACTTACTTCAATTGAATTTGGTGAATTTGATCAAGATATAGAGGATTTAATTCAGCGTGAAGAAATGGTAGTAACTGTAACGCTTGGAGGGTATATAAAACGTGTACCTCTAAGTAGCTATCGTGCGCAAAAACGTGGAGGTAAAGGAAGATCAGGACTTTCAATGCGTGATGAAGATATTACCACGCAGGTTTTTGTCGGTAGCACTCATACCCCAATGTTATTCTTCTCAAATATCGGTCAGGTTTATAGTTTAAAACTGTATAAACTGCCTTTAAGTAATCCCCAAGGTAAGGGTAGACCAATGGTTAATATATTACCGCTGAAAGAAAATGAGCGTATTACAAATATTATGCCACTTCCTGAAAATCAAGATGAGTGGGATAATTTAAACATTATGTTCGCAACTGCCAAGGGTAATATCAGAAGAAGCGATTTATTAGATTTTAAAAAGATTCAGTCAAACGGTAAAATTGCTATTAGGCTTGATGAGGACGATAAATTAATTGATGTAAAGCCATGTAAAGAAGAAGAGCATATTTTACTTGCTACCAAAGCCGGTAAAGCTTTAAGATTTCCTGTTGAATCGCTACGTGTTATTAAAAGCCGTACTTCTGACGGTGTACGAGGTATGAAGCTTGTTGGAGAAGATTCCGTGATTTCTATGACTGTGCTTAAAGGTATTAGCAGTACAAAAGAGGATCGAGATGCTTATTTATCCGTGCCGTGGGAACAAAGACTTGAGATTGCTAAGGGGGGGGTATTTAATCCTGAAGAACTTGGCGTAAGCTTAACTCTAGATTCTATTTTGGAAATGGCACATTCCGAAGAATTCATTTTAACCGTAACCGAGAATGGTTTTGGTAAAAGAAGTTCAGCATATGGTTATAGGATTACCGATCGAGGCGGTAGCGGTATAATCAATATGGATGTTAACGACAAAACTGGTTTAGTTGTTGGCGTTATACCGGTTAAAATGGATGATGAGTTAATGCTGATCACCAATAG
The sequence above is a segment of the Rickettsia sp. Oklahoma-10 genome. Coding sequences within it:
- the gyrA gene encoding DNA topoisomerase (ATP-hydrolyzing) subunit A, producing the protein MTDKYSPNLIPVNIEDEMKVSYLDYAMSVIVSRAIPDVRDGLKPVHRRIIYSMHEAGNHASKPYRKSARIVGDVMGKYHPHGDSAIYDSLVRMAQDFSLRLPLVDGQGNFGSMDGDAAAAMRYTESRMAKVSHKLVEDIDKETVSFNPNYDGSEEEPSVLPAMFPNLLVNGSGGIAVGMATNIPPHNLGEVIDACCLYIDNNDIEILDLLEVVKGPDFPTGSMILGISGIRSAYLTGRGSVIVRGRAKIENIGSSRQAIIITEIPYMVNKARLVEKIAEMVKVKRIEGISDLRDESNKDGIRIVIELKKDIEAEVVLNQIYACTQLQTSFGVIMLALKDGLPKVMNLKEVIDSFVSFRELVITNRTIYLLNKARNKAHILLGMTIAVSNIDEIIRIIKASNDPNAAKQEIMARKWDALNILPLIKLVDDKAMLNEYGKCSFTEVQAKAILEMRLQRLTAMEKNKLEEDLKNLAMEITEYLDILGSRERLLEILKEELIKVKEEFATPRLTSIEFGEFDQDIEDLIQREEMVVTVTLGGYIKRVPLSSYRAQKRGGKGRSGLSMRDEDITTQVFVGSTHTPMLFFSNIGQVYSLKLYKLPLSNPQGKGRPMVNILPLKENERITNIMPLPENQDEWDNLNIMFATAKGNIRRSDLLDFKKIQSNGKIAIRLDEDDKLIDVKPCKEEEHILLATKAGKALRFPVESLRVIKSRTSDGVRGMKLVGEDSVISMTVLKGISSTKEDRDAYLSVPWEQRLEIAKGGVFNPEELGVSLTLDSILEMAHSEEFILTVTENGFGKRSSAYGYRITDRGGSGIINMDVNDKTGLVVGVIPVKMDDELMLITNSGKLIRCKLESVRITGRNTSGVILFKLDDGEKVVSVSLIAETSESEKENELEEENLDQPK